In Salvia splendens isolate huo1 unplaced genomic scaffold, SspV2 ctg335, whole genome shotgun sequence, a single genomic region encodes these proteins:
- the LOC121789777 gene encoding ATP-citrate synthase alpha chain protein 1-like, whose amino-acid sequence MARKKIREYDSKRLLKEHFKRISGSDLEIKSAQVTESTDFNQLVDKEPWLSSTRLVVKPDMLFGKRGKSGLVALNLDLAGVAAFVKERLGKEVKMGGCTGPITTFIVEPFIPHNEEFYLNIVSDRLGCSISFSECGGIDIEENWDKVKTIFVPTGASFTLELCAPLVATLPLEVKPVIEEFISFVYALFLDLDFTFLEMNPFTLVNGKPYPLDMRGELDDTAAFKNFKKWGNIEFPLPFGRVMSPTESFIHGLDEKTSASLKFTVLNPKGRIWTMVAGGGASVIYADTVGDLGFASELGNYAEYSGAPNEEEVLQYARVVIDCATAEPDGRKRALVIGGGIANFTDVAATFSGIIRALREKEAKLKAARMSLYVRRGGPNYQKGLEKMRILAEEIGLPIEVYGPEATMTGICKQAIECISAAA is encoded by the exons ATGGCGAGGAAGAAGATCAGAGAGTACGACTCCAAGAGACTGTTGAAGGAGCATTTCAAGAGGATTTCTGGATCCGATTTGGAAATCAAATCTGCTCAG GTGACCGAGTCTACTGACTTTAATCAACTAGTGGACAAAGAGCCATGGCTTTCATCTACAAgattggttgtcaaaccagATATGCTGTTTGGGAAACGTGGTAAAAGTGGTCTTGTTGCTTTGAACCTAGATTTGGCTGGAGTTGCTGCTTTTGTGAAAGAGCGACTTGGCAAAGAG GTAAAGATGGGAGGCTGCACAGGACCCATTACTACATTCATTGTTGAACCCTTTATTCCTCACAATGAGGAATTCTACCTAAACATTGTCTCTGATAGGCTTGGTTGTAGCATTAGCTTTTCAGAATGCGGCGGAATTGATATTGAAGAGAACTGGGACAAAGTCAAAACTATATTCGTCCCAACAGGTGCATCCTTTACATTAGAGCTATGTGCTCCACTTGTGGCGACACTTCCCTTAGAG GTCAAACCTGTAATTGAGGAGTTCATCTCATTCGTATATGCTCTATTTTTAG attTGGACTTCACTTTCCTTGAGATGAATCCTTTCACCTTGGTTAACGGAAAGCCTTATCCTTTGGATATGAGAGGCGAGCTTGACGATACTGCTGCTTTCAAGAACTTCAAAAA ATGGGGAAATATTGAATTCCCGCTGCCATTCGGAAGAGTTATGAGTCCAACAGAGAGCtttattcatggacttgatgagaAG ACAAGTGCATCATTGAAGTTCACTGTCTTGAACCCCAAAGGGAGAATCTGGACCATGGTTGCTGGAGGAGGTGCAAGTGTCATCTATGCTGATACT GTTGGAGATCTTGGTTTTGCTTCTGAGCTTGGGAATTATGCAGAATACAGCGGTGCTCCTAACGAGGAGGAAGTCTTGCAGTATGCCCGGGTAGTGATTGAT TGTGCAACTGCAGAACCTGATGGCAGAAAGAGAGCCCTCGTGATAGGTGGTGGAATAGCTAACTTCACCGATGTTGCTGCCACATTCAGTGGCATCATCCGTGCTCTAAGAGAAAAG GAAGCAAAACTCAAGGCTGCCAGAATGAGCTTGTATGTCCGAAGAGGAGGGCCTAATTACCAGAAGGGACTTGAGAAAATGAGGATTCTTGCTGAAGAAATCGGCCTTCCTATTGAG GTTTATGGACCTGAGGCAACCATGACTGGAATCTGCAAACAGGCTATTGAATGCATCAGTGCCGCTGCTTGA